Genomic window (Gemmatimonadota bacterium):
GTGGTCGCATTGATATCGGATGCGGGCACCCCCCTCGTGTCTGATCCCGGGGCACGGTTGGTGGAGGCCGCGATCGCCGCGGCCGTGCGCGTGACGCCGATCCCCGGGCCGGCGGCGCTGCTTGCCGCGCTCGTTGGTGCCGGGCTGGGCGGCGGTCCCTTCACCTTCCTGGGATTCCTGGAGCGGAAGGGGAAGGAGCGCCAGCGGCAGCTCGCGTACATCAGCGTACATCCGTACCAGAGCGTAGTTTACGAGTCACCACAGCGGTTGGGCGCGACTCTGTCGGAGCTGGTGGAGACGGGGTGTGGCGAGCGGCGGGCCGCGGTGGCGCGCGAACTGACGAAGCACTTCGAGGAATTCCGGCGAGGAACGGTGTCCGAGCTGGCCGAGTACTATCGAGATGCGACGGTTCGCGGTGAGGTCGTGCTGGTCGTGGAAGGGGCGGCACCCGAGGTCCCGGCGGTTGATCCGGCGGCGGTGCGGGAGCGGATGCGCGAGTGGCGAGCGGCGGGCGCCAGCGCGCGCGAGGTAGCGAGCAAGCTGGTTGAAGAGTGTGGCAAGACACGCAACGAGGCGTATCGCCTCTCGCTCGAGGAGCCATGACCTTTCGCGGGACCTGGATGGCAGCGGCACTGGCCGCGTTGACGGTGGCTGCATCGTCGCCCCATGCGACGTTGCCACGCCTGGGTGTGGCGCGGTTGCAGTACGATGGTGGGGGCGACTGGTATGCGAATCCGAGCAGCCTGCCCAACCTCATGAAGGCGATCAACGAGCGCACGACGCTGCGTGCCGAGCCGAGCGAGGGACGGGTCACCCTCTCGGACGAACGGCTCAACGACTACGCCTTCCTGCACGCCACGGGGCATGGGGTCGTGAAGTTCTCCGACACCGAGATTGTGAAGTTGCGCGAATGGCTGTTGCGCGGCGGGTTCCTGCACGTCGACGACAACTATGGCCTCGACGAGACGTTCCGGCTCGAAATGGCCCGGCTTTTTCCGGACCGTCCGCTGGTGGACGTCCCGTTGTCTCACCCGATCTACCACGTGGTCTACGACTTCCCGAAGGGGGTGCCGAAGATCCATGAGCACGATAACAAGCCGGCGCGCGGATACGGGATCTTCATCGGGGACCGGCTGGCGCTGTACTACACACACGAAGCAGATCTTGGCAACGGATGGGAGGACCCCGGGACGTACAACGACCCGGCGGAATTGCACGAAACCGCCCTGCGCATGGGCGTGAACCTGTTTGTCTACGCCGTGACGAGCCGCCCTGTCCCATGACACTGACTGACATCATCGATCGCGAGCGGCGTGGAGTCGCGCGCCACCTGACGGCCGCGTCCACCGCGTGGGTGCTCGCCGCGGTGCTGGTGGTGCTCGCCGCTGGTGCGCTCACCATGGCGGGAGGACGCTGGTTGTCATTGCCACGCCCGATTCCATTCCTCGCATGGGGCGTGGCCCTTGGGGTGGCCGCGCTGGCGTGGAAGCGGCTGAGGGCCCGGAGCGAGGTGGAGTCCACGGTAGCGCGGGTGGCGAAGACGGTGGAAGTGGAACGCGACATGCGGGCCGGCTCCCTGCGCGGGGCCCTGGAAGTGCAGGACACGGGTGTGCTCGGCCGCATGGGAGCAGAGACGATCGCCAGCCACCTGCAGTCGATCGGTGGTCCCACGCTTGTGCCGGTGTATCGGAAGGTGTTGTTGCGCCGCGCCCTGATCGGGTCCGGGGCTGCCGTGGCGGGGCTGCTCGGCGTGGTTTCTGCGGCGGTTGCGGCGCCGGATGGGTTTCGCGCCATCCTGCATCCGGTGGCGGCCTGGCGGGGGACCCTGCTGGGAGCCGTGGCCATTGATGACGCACCGCCAAGCGTCCTGCGCGGGGAGCGGGTCACCCTGGTGGTGCGGGCGCCCGGGCGCCGCACATTAACGATCGCGCAGCGAGCGACGGGGTCATCCTGGCGCACGACCGAAGTGCCCGTGGTGTCAGACTCCGTGGTCGTCGCGGTCGGTCCGTTGGATGCGGATCTGGCCGTGTTCGCCACGGACGGGCGCGCGACGAGTGACACGGCCGTGGTTCGCGTGGTCGACAAGCCCTTCGTGGGCGATGTGGCGATCGAGGCGTCGTTCCCCGCGTACCTCGGGCGTCGCGCCGAGACCATCCCGCTTGGCGAACTGGTTCGCGTGCCGCGCGGGACCAGCCTCGCATTCACCGGGCACTCGTCGACCGAACTGAAGCGGGTGCGCCTGTCGCGCGAGGGGTCGTCGATGGAACTCGGCGTACAGGGGCGTCGCTTCTCGGGAAGCATGATCGCGTCGGCGAGCGGGACGTGGCAGTGGGCGGCCGAAGGTTCGCAGGGAGCGATCGCCGACCTGCCGCCGTCGCTGGAGCTGGAGGTCCTCCCGGATTCTGCGCCCCAGGTCGAGATCATCTCACCGTCGCGTGACAGCACGGTTGGTGTGCGGGACTCCGTGCGGGTGAGCGTGCTGGCGACGGATGACCACGGGCTGGCCGGGGTGCTGCTGAAGGTGGCGCTGGTGAACAGTCGCGGTGAGATCCGCAGCTCGTCGACGCGTCCACTGGGTGGGCCGAGCACCGACCAGTTCGCCGGTGACCTGGTCCTGGGCATGGCGGCGTTACAGCCTGGCGATGCGTACAAGGTCACTGCGATCGCCACGGATGCGTCGCCGTGGCGCCAGGTGGGGCAGAGTCGTGAGCTGGTGCTTCGCCTGCCGGATGCCAGCGAACAGCGGGATGTGGCGCGCGCGACGGCGGACTCCGTGGTGGCCAAGGCGCTCGCGGCAGCCAACGCCCAACGGCAGCTGAATCAGCGCACGCAGGATGCGGCGAAAGCCCGCGAGCGCGACCAGTCAAAGAACATGTCGTTCGAGGCGAGCGAGCAGGCCAAGCAGTTCGCCAATGAACAGCGGCAGCTCGCCGACCGGATGCAGCAGGTGCAGCAGGCGGCGAAGGAGCTGGAGAAGCAGCTCGGGCAAGCGGGGGCGCTGGATTCCTCGTTGCAGAACCGGTTGCGCGAGGCGCAGCGGTTGATGCGTGAGGCGCTCACGCCGGAGCTGGCCGAAAAGCTGCGGAAGCTGGAGCAGGCGTCCAAGGACATGTCGCCCGAGGACTCCAAGCGTGCGCTGCAGGACCTGGCCGAGCAACAGCGGCAGTTGCGCGAGATGCTGGACAAGAGCGTCGAGATGCTGAAGCGAGCGGCCCTCGAGGGCCAGATGGAGACGCTCAAGGATGAGGCCAAGGAGCTGGCTCAGCGCCAGCGGGAGCTGGTGGACTCGTTGCGTCAGGCGGACCAGAAGGACGAACAGAGCGCTGCCGAGAAGTTGGCCAAAGAGCTGAGTGAGAAGGCCAAGGACCTGCAGAAGGATGTGAAGGAGCTGCAAAAGCGCCTGCAACAGGAGAAGGCCGAGGCGGGAGCAGAGCGCGCGCGCGAGGCCGGTGAAAAGATCGACGAGTCCCTGGAGAAGCTGCAGGAAGCGCTCAAGCAGGGGCAGCAACAGCAGGGCGAGCAGCAAGGCCAGCAGGGGCAGAAGCAGCCCGGCCAGCAACAACCCGGGCAGCAAGGCCAACAGGGCCAACAACAGCAGGGCCAACAGGGGCAGGGCAGCAGGCACAGGGCCAGCAGCAGCAAGGCAACAGGGCCAGCAGGGTCAACAGGGCCAGCAAGGCCAACAGGGTCAGCAGGCGCAGAACAAGACCGGTGCCGGCAACCAGGGCAACCAGAAGGGCGAACAAAGTGGCAGCGAGGCCGCGGAGCAGGCCGCGCAGTCCATGGAACAGGCTGCCGCCGAGCTGGACAAAGCCCGCGAGCAGCAGGTTAACGAATGGAAGAAGGAACTGAGCGGCGAGCTGGATCGCTCGATCCAGGAAATGCTGCAGCTGGCGCGCGAGCAGGAGGAACTGGAGCGCAAGGCGCGCGGCGGCACGTCGCCGAACGACTTGCGGTCGCAGCAGAGTGCGCTGCAGCAGGGGGTCGACAAAGCCATGCAGCGCCTGCAGGACGCTGGCACCAAGTCGAGCCTGCTCTCGCAGCGGTCGATGCGGATGATGTCGGATGCCAAGCGGAAGGTCGAGGATGCGACGGCGGCGACGCAGCGCGCGCAGAACGGCCAGCAGATGGCCAGTGCGATGAAGGAGTCGTCCGAAGGGTTGAACCAGGCCGCGGCGTCCCTCGTGCGCGATCGCGAACGCACGACCACGTCCAACTCGGCCACCGGATTTGCCGAGATGCTGGAGCAGCTGCAGCAGATGGCCAAGCAGCAACAGGGCATCAACTCGGCGATGCAGCAAATGATGCCCCAGCAGCAGAAGCCGGGTGAAGGTGGGCAGGAGGCGCGCGAACTGGCCCGCGAGCAACGTGAGGTGGCGAACAAGCTCGAGGAGTCCGGCGACAAGGACAACAGCGGACGGGCGGAGGAAATGGCGCGCGAAGCGCGGCAGATCGCCCAACAGCTGGAGTCCGGCCAGCTCGATCCCGCCGTGCTGGAACGGCAGCAGCGCCTCTTCCGGAAGATGCTGGATGCCGGTCGCCTGCTGGAGGAAGAGGAGCGCGAAGACACCGGGAAGCGCGAAGCCAAGCCGTGGACGGGGTCAGAGGTCTACACGCCAAGTGGAGCGTCGGCGAGCGGGAAGGCCGCGTCTCGCTTCACGCCGCCCACGTGGAACGACCTCCGCGGGTTGACGCCGGAGGAGCGTCGCCTGGTCCTCGAGTACTTCAAGCGCATCAACGCGAAGCCGTGACGCGAGGGCGGGAGACGGCTGACGGGGGGTCTCTGACGGCAGACGGCAGACGGCAGACGGCTGACGGCAGGTGCCTGAAGTTGGATGGCAGACGGCAGACGGCAGACGGCACGCGCGCGCTGGGGCGCGCGCTGCTGGTGCTGGCCTTGCTGGTCACCAGCGCGGCACGGATGCTGGCGCAGGCGACTTCGGTTGAAGTGGCGCTCACGCGCGCGCTCGACCTGGAGGGCGACAACAAGTGCCGGGAGGCGATCCCGCTGTATCGGCAGGCGCTCGCGAGTGAGGATCCCGTGGGGGCGGTGCTCGGACTCGAGCGGTGTTATGCGATGGTGGGGCGGCCGGACTCGCTGGTGCCGGTGCTGGACTCGTTGCTGCTTCGCAA
Coding sequences:
- a CDS encoding DUF4159 domain-containing protein, with protein sequence MTFRGTWMAAALAALTVAASSPHATLPRLGVARLQYDGGGDWYANPSSLPNLMKAINERTTLRAEPSEGRVTLSDERLNDYAFLHATGHGVVKFSDTEIVKLREWLLRGGFLHVDDNYGLDETFRLEMARLFPDRPLVDVPLSHPIYHVVYDFPKGVPKIHEHDNKPARGYGIFIGDRLALYYTHEADLGNGWEDPGTYNDPAELHETALRMGVNLFVYAVTSRPVP
- the rsmI gene encoding 16S rRNA (cytidine(1402)-2'-O)-methyltransferase, whose amino-acid sequence is MRPDASPSDELDPQPVPAGELRVVSTPIGNLGDLSPRAVEALRTADLVLCEDTRHSRPLLRHFEVHAPVEALHEHNEASMVARVVSRLREGAVVALISDAGTPLVSDPGARLVEAAIAAAVRVTPIPGPAALLAALVGAGLGGGPFTFLGFLERKGKERQRQLAYISVHPYQSVVYESPQRLGATLSELVETGCGERRAAVARELTKHFEEFRRGTVSELAEYYRDATVRGEVVLVVEGAAPEVPAVDPAAVRERMREWRAAGASAREVASKLVEECGKTRNEAYRLSLEEP